Proteins encoded within one genomic window of Camelina sativa cultivar DH55 chromosome 19, Cs, whole genome shotgun sequence:
- the LOC104764338 gene encoding probable boron transporter 3: protein MDEAESFVPFQGIKKDVRGRLKCYKQDWISGLKAGFRILAPTTYIFFASAIPVITFGEQLERDTDGKITAVQTLVSTALCGVIHSIIGGQPLLILGVAEPTVIMYTFMFNFAKSRTDLGSTLFLAWTGWVCLWTGLLLFLLAVLGACTFINRFTRLAGELFGILIAMLFMQEAIRGIVDEFGVPGRTNPRLAEFQPAWVFANGMIGLVLSSGLLYTALKSRKARSWRFGAECLRGFIADYGVPVMVVVWTGISYIPWKSVPQGIPRRLVSPNPWSPGAYQNWTVIKEMVDVPVLYILLAVVPASMIAVLYYFDHSVASQLAQQEDFNLRKPPAYHYDLFLLGFLTILCGLLGIPPSNGVIPQSPMYTKSLATLNHQLLRNKLVAAARKCIRNNATIGEVYGSMEEAYQQMQSPLIHQEPSRIQGLKQSHIQKASNADSLVDETVFDVETEVENILPVEVKEQRVSNFLQAMMVAGCVAAMPVIKRIPSSVLWGYFAYMAIESLPGNQFWERIVLLFTAPSRRFKVLEDNHAVFVETVPFKTIAMFTLFQAVYLLVCFGITWVPVAGVLFPLMIMFLVPVRQYVLPNFFKGAHLQDLDAAEYEEAPAILSFNLKPEGEVSRATSFADSGEVMDGMFTRSRGEIRKVSSLKLGGGSGSAVSSPVAGGGVELMRRVVSFQNPRVSEKVYIRSLSDFRGGGGGEISPRSSAGRAPFSPRSAAGGAGGGEQRLSNLGKSV from the exons ATGGACGAAGCAGAAAGCTTTGTCCCGTTTCAAGGCATAAAGAAAGATGTCAGAGGGAGACTCAAATGCTACAAGCAAGATTGGATCAGTGGTCTCAAAGCTGGATTTAG GATTCTGGCACCAACAACTTACATATTCTTTGCATCCGCGATTCCTGTGATTACATTTGGAGAACAGTTGGAAAGAGATACTG ATGGGAAGATTACTGCGGTACAAACCTTAGTTTCCACAGCACTGTGTGGAGTGATACATTCCATTATTGGAGGACAACCATTGCTGATTCTTGGTGTTGCAGAGCCTACTGTTATAATGTACACATTCATGTTCAATTTCGCTAAAAGTAGAACGGATTTGGGCTCTACTCTCTTTCTCGCTTGGACTGGATG ggTTTGCTTGTGGACGGGgctgttgttgttcttgttagCTGTATTAGGCGCTTGCACCTTCATCAATCGATTCACTCGACTTGCTGGGGAACTTTTTGGTATCCTAATAGCTATGCTTTTCATGCAAGAAGCCATTAGA GGCATTGTGGATGAGTTTGGTGTCCCTGGAAGAACAAATCCAAGATTAGCTGAGTTTCAACCTGCTTGGGTGTTCGCAAATGGAATGATCGGTTTGGTTTTGTCTTCTGGACTTCTGTATACTGCACTGAAAAGCCGGAAAGCAAGGTCTTGGAGATTTGGTGCTG AATGCTTACGCGGGTTTATAGCAGATTACGGTGTTCCAGTGATGGTGGTTGTGTGGACTGGTATATCATACATACCTTGGAAAAGTGTTCCTCAAGGAATACCAAGACGTCTTGTTAGTCCTAATCCATGGTCTCCTGGTGCATATCAGAATTGGACTGTCATTAAG GAGATGGTCGATGTGCCTGTGCTTTACATTCTTTTAGCGGTTGTTCCAGCTTCAATGATTGCAGTTCTTTACTACTTTGACCATAGTGTAGCCTCGCAACTCGCACAGCAGGAAGATTTCAATCTCAGAAAGCCTCCTGCTTACCATTATGATCTGTTTCTTCTAGGTTTCTTG ACAATCCTTTGCGGTCTCCTTGGGATTCCTCCATCCAATGGTGTCATCCCTCAGTCTCCAATGTACACAAAAAGCTTGGCAACACTGAATCACCAG TTACTTCGAAACAAACTCGTGGCAGCTGCACGTAAATGCATCAGAAACAATGCAACAATAGGAGAAGTCTATGGGAGCATGGAAGAAGCTTACCAACAAATGCAGAGCCCTCTGATACACCAAGAGCCTTCTCGG ATTCAGGGACTCAAACAGTCACATATTCAAAAGGCTTCAAACGCAGATTCACTGGTCGATGAAACAGTGTTTGATGTAGAGACAGAAGTCGAGAATATATTGCCAGTGGAAGTAAAAGAACAAAGAGTAAGCAACTTTCTTCAAGCTATGATGGTGGCTGGATGTGTTGCAGCAATGCCTGTAATCAAAAGAATCCCAAGCTCGGTTCTTTGGGGTTACTTCGCGTACATGGCAATCGAAAGCCTCCCAGGGAATCAATTCTGGGAAAGGATCGTGCTTCTCTTCACTGCCCCAAGCAGGAGATTCAA AGTTCTTGAAGATAACCATGCCGTGTTTGTTGAAACGGTTCCGTTTAAGACAATAGCGATGTTTACTCTGTTTCAAGCGGTTTACTTGCTGGTCTGCTTTGGGATAACGTGGGTTCCGGTGGCTGGAGTTTTGTTCCCGTTGATGATAATGTTTCTTGTTCCGGTTAGGCAATATGTGTTGCCTAATTTCTTCAAAGGAGCTCATCTTCAAGACTTGGATGCTGCAGAGTATGAAGAAGCACCTGCTATCTTATCATTCAACCTCAAACCG GAAGGGGAAGTGAGCCGTGCAACGTCGTTTGCGGATAGTGGAGAAGTGATGGACGGAATGTTCACAAGAAGCAGAGGAGAGATAAGGAAAGTGAGCAGCTTAAAGCTCGGCGGAGGAAGTGGATCGGCAGTAAGTTCTCCGGTGGCAGGAGGGGGAGTGGAGTTGATGAGAAGGGTGGTGAGTTTTCAGAATCCAAGAGTGTCGGAGAAAGTATACATCCGGAGCTTAAGTGATttcagaggaggaggaggaggagagataaGTCCAAGGTCGTCCGCTGGAAGAGCTCCGTTTAGTCCACGATCTGCTGCCGGAGGAGCAGGAGGAGGAGAACAGAGACTTTCTAATTTAGGAAAGTCTGTTTAG
- the LOC104764339 gene encoding elongation of fatty acids protein 3-like: MASVYSTLTYWLVHHPYIANFTWTEGENFGSTVSFVFVVISVYLSATFLLRYYIDALPTLGPRILKPITAIHSLILFFLSLIMAVGCTLSLISSQDPKLRLVHAVCLPLDVKPSGPLFFWAQIFYLSKILEFVDTLLIILNKAIHRLSFLHVYHHATVLIMCYLWLRTRQSMFPVGIVMNSTVHVIMYGYYFLCAVGSRPKWKMLVTNCQIVQFVIGLGLGTGWMLPKHYFGSGCSGVWGLYFNGVFNASLLALFYNFHSKNYARSTTSTMYKVESFIFINGERWARKAIRLFSKKYD, from the coding sequence ATGGCATCAGTTTACTCCACCCTAACCTACTGGCTGGTGCATCACCCCTACATCGCCAACTTCACATGGACCGAAGGTGAAAACTTTGGCTCCACCGTCTCCTTTGTCTTCGTCGTAATCTCTGTTTACCTCTCCGCCACATTCCTCCTCCGATACTACATCGATGCACTCCCCACACTCGGTCCCCGCATTCTCAAACCAATCACAGCCATCCACAGcctcatcctcttcttcctctccttaaTCATGGCCGTCGGTTGCACTCTCTCCCTGATCTCGTCTCAAGATCCGAAGTTGCGTTTGGTACACGCCGTCTGTCTCCCCCTCGACGTAAAACCTAGCGGACCGCTTTTCTTTTGGGCTCAAATCTTCTACCTCTCCAAGATCCTCGAGTTCGTGGACACACTTCTCATCATACTCAACAAAGCAATCCACCGGCTATCCTTCCTCCACGTCTACCACCACGCCACGGTTTTGATAATGTGCTACCTCTGGCTCCGAACACGTCAATCTATGTTTCCGGTTGGTATCGTGATGAACTCAACGGTACACGTCATCATGTACGGTTACTACTTCCTATGCGCCGTGGGGTCGAGGCCCAAGTGGAAGATGTTGGTGACGAATTGTCAGATTGTTCAGTTTGTTATCGGCTTGGGGTTAGGTACCGGTTGGATGCTCCCAAAGCATTATTTCGGGTCGGGCTGCTCCGGGGTTTGGGGACTTTATTTCAACGGTGTGTTTAATGCTTCACTCTTGGCCCTCTTCTACAACTTCCATTCCAAGAACTATGCGAGATCAACAACCTCGACTATGTATAAGGTcgaatcttttatatttataaacgGAGAGAGGTGGGCAAGAAAAGCCATTAGATTGTTTTcgaaaaaatatgattaa
- the LOC104764341 gene encoding elongation of fatty acids protein 3-like, protein MASLTSTLTYWLVNHPYVANFTWIEGETLGSTVFFVSIVVSVYLSATLLLRSAIDSLPSLSPRVLKPITAVHSLILCLLSLIMAVGCTLSVTTTSSQDPKSRFLHAICFPVDVKPSGPLFFWAQVFYLSKILEFGDTILIVLGKSIQRLSFLHVYHHATVVVMCYLWLRTRQSMFPVALVTNSTVHVIMYGYYFLCAVGSRPKWKRLVTDCQIVQFVFSFGLSGWMLREHLFGSGCSGIWGWCFNAAFNASLLALFSNFHSKNYVKKTNEVSQKGD, encoded by the coding sequence ATGGCATCGCTAACCTCCACTCTAACCTACTGGCTCGTTAACCACCCTTACGTCGCCAATTTCACTTGGATCGAAGGCGAAACCCTTGGCTCCAccgtcttcttcgtctccatCGTTGTCTCCGTTTACCTCTCCGCCACACTCCTCCTCCGATCCGCCATCGATTCGCTCCCATCGCTCAGTCCCCGCGTTCTCAAACCAATCACAGCCGTCCACAGCCTAATCCTCTGTCTCCTCTCTTTAATCATGGCCGTCGGATGCACTCTCTCCGTAACAACAACCTCGTCTCAAGATCCGAAGTCGCGTTTCCTCCACGCGATTTGTTTCCCCGTCGACGTGAAACCTAGCGGACCTCTTTTTTTCTGGGCTCAAGTCTTCTACCTATCCAAGATCCTCGAGTTCGGAGACACGATCCTCATCGTCCTCGGCAAATCAATCCAACGGCTCTCGTTCCTCCACGTATACCACCACGCGACGGTCGTGGTCATGTGTTATCTCTGGCTCCGGACTCGCCAGTCTATGTTTCCTGTCGCGCTCGTGACTAACTCGACGGTACACGTCATCATGTACGGTTACTACTTCCTCTGCGCCGTCGGATCGAGGCCTAAGTGGAAGAGGTTGGTCACGGATTGTCAGATTGTTCAGTTCGTTTTCAGTTTCGGGTTATCCGGTTGGATGCTCCGAGAACATTTATTCGGGTCGGGTTGCTCCGGGATTTGGGGATGGTGTTTCAACGCTGCGTTTAATGCTTCTCTTTTGGCTCTCTTTTCCAACTTCCATTCTAAGAACTATGTCAAGAAGACGAACGAGGTGTCCCAAAAAGGCGATTAG
- the LOC104764342 gene encoding pyruvate dehydrogenase (acetyl-transferring) kinase, mitochondrial produces the protein MAVKKASEMFPKNLIEDLHKWGCMKQTGVSLRYMMEFGSKPTERNLLISAQFLHKELPIRVARRALELQTLPYGLSDKPAVLKVRDWYLESFRDMRAFPEIKDSNDEKEFTQMIKAVKVRHNNVVPMMALGVNQLKKGMNSGTLDEIHQFLDRFYLSRIGIRMLIGQHVELHNPNPPLHTVGYIHTKMSPMEVARNASEDARSICFREYGSAPEINIYGDPSFTFPYVPTHLHLMMYELVKNSLRAVQERFVDSDRVAPPIRIIVADGIEDVTIKVSDEGGGIPRSGLPKIFTYLYSTARNPLVEELELGPADVPVTMAGYGYGLPISRLYARYFGGDLQIISMEGYGTDAYLHLSRLGDSQEPLP, from the exons ATGGCAGTTAAGAAAGCCAGCGAAATGTTTCCCAAGAATTTGATCGAGGATTTACACAAATGGGGTTGCATGAAGCAAACGGGTGTGAGTCTCAGGTATATGATGGAGTTTGGTTCCAAACCTACTGAGAGGAATCTTCTCATCTCCGCTCAGTTTCTCCATAAGGAGCTTCCGATTCGTGTCGCCAGGCGAGCGCTCGAACTCCAGACGCTTCCTTATGGCCTCTCTGATAAACCTGCCGTTTTGAAG GTACGGGATTGGTATCTGGAATCATTCAGGGATATGAGAGCCTTTCCTGAGATTAAGGATTCGAATGATGAGAAAGAATTCACTCAGATGATTAAGGCTGTTAAAGTAAGGCACAACAATGTGGTTCCCATGATGGCTTTAGGTGTTAATCAGCTTAAGAAAGGAATGAATTCCGGAACTCTTGATGAGATTCATCAGTTTCTTGATCGTTTCTACTTGTCTCGTATTGGGATCCGTATGCTTATTG GGCAGCATGTTGAGTTGCATAATCCAAATCCACCGCTTCATACGGTGGGTTACATACACACTAAGATGTCTCCTATGGAGGTAGCCAGGAATGCTAGTGAAGATGCTCGCTCAATTTGTTTCCGAGAGTATGGTTCTGCACCTGAGATAAACATATATGGGGATCCCAGTTTCACCTTTCC GTATGTTCCAACGCACTTGCATCTTATGATGTATGAGCTAGTCAAGAACTCTCTACGTGCTGTTCAAGAGAGATTTGTTGACTCCGATAGAGTTGCACCACCTATCCGCATTATAGTTGCTGATGGAATCGAAGATGTTACAATAAAG GTGTCAGATGAAGGTGGAGGTATACCGAGAAGCGGTCTTCCCAAAATATTCACATATCTTTACAGTACCGCAAGAAACCCGCTTGTGGAGGAATTGGAACTAGGACCAGCTGATGTTCCAGTGACTATGGCTGGTTATGGTTACGGTTTGCCGATTAGTCGCTTGTATGCTCGATATTTTGGTGGAGATTTGCAGATCATATCCATGGAAGGATATG GGACTGATGCTTACTTGCACTTGTCTCGTCTTGGAGATTCACAAGAGCCTTTGCCCTAA
- the LOC104764340 gene encoding DEAD-box ATP-dependent RNA helicase 40 — MATTEATPASAGPRYAPEDPTLPKPWKGLVDGSTGILYYWNPETNVTQYERPSAPPPPLQAGAPPHSATTPKLAQIPIPSSGQGHQAQHEQAKHVGHVSQQHGLQQQPQQFPSQHVRPQLMHQQQQHPGQQMSQQSGQQFPQQQSQSMVSQPHGHPSVQSYQPTSQQQVMQNQHSQMPQQLSHQYAHPQQHYMGYRPHMQPQGLQNSHQAPQGGHQGQQFSSQQEYNSLAPKRDGDEFHGGKKAGFSQPHLPNSEGSPSQNAPFEANAASQRTNANLSMAQKYNGPQANMQHPVAVTQFKQPEANLIHHQLGPRPQNQMDPTMLHPKSHTSPFQSNKTYENNVQSRPGNDSYVNKRMEGPVRGAQPHHPAAMPKDIRIGGGPPANADPAMGQTGHGTYGHAGPAFPQKSLARPHFVTSPDVPHLSPVESYRKQHEVTTTGENIPAPYITFEASGLPSEILRELLSAGFPSPTPIQAQTWPIALQSRDIVAIAKTGSGKTLGYLIPAFILLRHCRNDSRNGPTVLILAPTRELATQIQDEALRFGRSSRISCTCLYGGAPKGPQLKELERGADIVVATPGRLNDILEMKMIDFQQVSLLVLDEADRMLDMGFEPQIRKIVNEIPPRRQTLMYTATWPKEVRKIASDLLVNPVQVNIGRVDELAANKAITQYVEVVPQMEKERRLEQILRSQERGSKVIIFCSTKRLCDHLARSVGRHFGAVVIHGDKSQGERDWVLGQFRTGKSCVLIATDVAARGLDIKDIRVVINYDFPTGVEDYVHRIGRTGRAGATGVAFTFFTEQDWKYAPDLIKVLEGANQQVPPQVRDIAMRGGGGGGPGYSQDRRGMANRFDSGGGGSRWDSAGGFGGRGGGFGGREGGFGGREGGFGGREGGFGGREGRFGGREAGFDGRGGGFGTRDDSFGRGGNRGRGFTGPDAGRMNVGGRGGFSRFGNNNMDGGGFGRGGGRGFGRGVGRFDNRRGRSRSRSPDLVRPRRRSLSYSRSRSRSRSYSRSRSRSWSRSRSRSPRHSRDRGGHKRSRSYSRSPSPVYERRDRQPRVSGFDIKPPIESVVKPDMNAVETVVPTAMSERQGNGVVESEVEAALVRPVVDEP, encoded by the exons ATGGCCACAACAGAAGCTACTCCAGCTTCTGCTGGTCCAAGATATGCTCCAGAGGACCCAACTCTTCCCAAACCATGGAAGGGACTTGTTGATGGAAGCACTGGAATTTTGTATTACTGGAATCCTGAAACGAATGTCACTCAATATGAAAGACCTTCTGCGCCTCCTCCACCTTTGCAGGCTGGTGCTCCTCCGCACTCTGCCACAACGCCCAAGCTCGCTCAAATTCCTATACCCTCTTCAGGACAAGGTCACCAAGCTCAACACGAACAAGCAAAACATGTTGGTCACGTGTCTCAACAGCATGGTTTACAACAACAGCCACAGCAATTTCCATCCCAACATGTAAGACCCCAATTGATgcaccagcagcagcagcatccGGGCCAGCAAATGTCTCAACAATCAGGTCAACAGTTTCCCCAACAACAGAGCCAGTCAATGGTGTCGCAGCCACATGGACATCCTTCTGTACAGTCTTATCAGCCAACTTCGCAGCAGCAAGTCATGCAGAATCAGCATTCACAAATGCCTCAGCAGCTGAGCCATCAGTATGCACATCCACAACAACATTACATGGGTTATCGGCCTCACATGCAACCACAAGGGCTTCAAAATTCACATCAGGCACCTCAAGGTGGTCAC CAGGGTCAGCAGTTTTCTAGCCAGCAAGAGTACAACTCGTTGGCTCCAAAGAGGGATGGGGATGAGTTCCATGGGGGTAAGAAAGCTGGGTTTTCTCAACCCCATTTGCCAAATTCTGAAGGTTCACCATCTCAAAATGCCCCCTTTGAAGCCAATGCAGCATCACAAAGAACAAATGCAAACTTGTCTATGGCTCAGAAATACAATGGACCTCAAGCAAACATGCAACATCCTGTTGCAGTCACACAGTTTAAACAGCCAGAGGCTAACCTGATTCACCACCAGCTTGGACCTAGGCCTCAAAATCAAATGGACCCGACAATGTTGCACCCGAAGTCTCATACTTCCCCTTTccaatcaaataaaacatatgaGAATAATGTACAATCTAGACCTGGGAATGACTCTTATGTTAACAAAAGAATGGAAGGGCCGGTTAGGGGTGCCCAACCACATCATCCTGCTGCAATGCCTAAG GATATAAGGATAGGTGGTGGTCCACCTGCAAATGCTGATCCTGCCATGGGGCAAACAGGGCATGGAACATATGGACACGCTGGTCCAGCTTTTCCACAGAAATCCTTGGCGAGGCCTCATTTTGTCACATCTCCTGATGTTCCTCATCTCTCACCCGTTGAAAGCTACCGGAAACAACATGAAGTCACAACAACT GGCGAGAACATTCCAGCACCATACATTACATTTGAAGCTAGTGGTCTCCCTTCTGAAATCCTTAGAGAG TTGCTTTCTGCTGGATTTCCATCACCAACACCGATCCAGGCTCAAACATGGCCAATTGCTCTGCAGAGCAGGGATATAGTTGCAATTGCAAAAACTGGTTCTGGTAAAACTTTGGGATACTTGATCCCTGCCTTCATTCTTCTACGGCACTGTCGTAACGACTCCCGAAATGGCCCCACAGTTTTGATCCTAGCTCCTACTCGGGAGCTAGCCACACAAATACAAGATGAAGCCCTTCGCTTCGGGCGGTCTTCCAGGATATCATGCACT TGTTTGTATGGTGGAGCTCCAAAGGGTCCTCAATTGAAAGAGTTGGAACGAGGAGCTGATATTGTGGTGGCAACTCCTGGGCGTCTAAATGATATActggagatgaagatgattgaTTTCCAGCAGGTTTCCCTTCTTGTGCTTGACGAAGCGGACCGAATGCTTGACATGGGTTTTGAACCCCAAATCCGTAAGATTGTGAATGAAATACCTCCTCGGAGACAGACTCTTATGTACACAGCAACTTGGCCAAAAGAAGTAAGAAAAATTGCAAGTGATCTTCTTGTGAACCCTGTCCAAGTTAATATAGGCAGGGTAGATGAGTTGGCTGCTAACAAAGCGATAACACAG TATGTTGAAGTAGTCCCTcaaatggagaaagagagacgtTTGGAGCAAATCCTTAGGTCGCAAGAAAGAGGTtcaaaagttataatattttgcTCTACAAAGAGGCTTTGTGACCATCTTGCACGTAGTGTCGGACGTCATTTTGGGGCTGTTGTGATCCATGGAGACAAGTCTCAAGGTGAGAGAGATTGGGTACTTGGCCAGTTCCGAACCGGGAAATCTTGTGTATTAATAGCTACTGATGTTGCCGCCCGGGGACTCGATATAAAAGACATAAG AGTTGTGATCAACTACGATTTTCCAACTGGCGTTGAAGACTATGTCCACCGTATTGGGAGAACCGGTCGAGCCGGTGCAACTGGAGTGGCATTCACTTTCTTCACAGAGCAAGATTGGAAATACGCGCCTGATTTGATCAAAGTCCTCGAAGGAGCAAACCAGCAAGTACCGCCTCAAGTAAGGGACATTGCAATgcgtggtggtggtggtggtggtcctgGTTATAGCCAGGATCGAAGAGGTATGGCTAACCGGTTTGactctggtggtggtggtagccGTTGGGATTCTGCTGGAGGGTTTGGTGGCCGTGGTGGTGGGTTTGGTGGCCGTGAGGGTGGGTTTGGTGGGCGTGAAGGTGGGTTTGGTGGGCGTGAAGGTGGGTTTGGTGGCCGTGAGGGTAGGTTTGGTGGCCGTGAAGCTGGGTTTGATGGCCGTGGTGGCGGATTTGGAACCAGAGATGACTCATTTGGACGTGGCGGGAATCGTGGTCGGGGTTTCACTGGTCCTGATGCTGGTCGTATGAATGTTGGTGGTAGAGGCGGATTTAGTCGGTTTGGCAATAATAATATGGATGGCGGAGGCTTTGGTCGTGGTGGTGGTAGAGGCTTTGGTCGTGGTGTTGGAAGGTTTGACAACAGAAGAGGTAGAAGTCGTAGCAGAAGTCCTGATTTGGTTCGGCCAAGGCGACGTAGCCTGAGCTATAGCCGGAGTAGAAGCCGGAGCCGGAGCTACAGTCGTAGTCGTAGCAGGAGTTGGTCACGTTCAAGGAGTCGCAGCCCTAGACATAGCCGTGACCGTGGTGGTCATAAGCGGAGCAGAAGCTATAGCCGTAGTC CTAGTCCGGTTTATGAAAGACGAGACAGACAGCCACGAGTTTCTGGGTTTGATATTAAACCACCAATTGAGTCTGTAGTGAAACCGGACATGAACGCGGTTGAAACCGTGGTTCCTACAGCCATGTCTGAGAGACAAGGGAATGGGGTTGTTGAATCCGAGGTAGAAGCGGCTTTAGTACGACCAGTGGTTGATGAACCCTAA